A genomic region of Christiangramia sp. OXR-203 contains the following coding sequences:
- a CDS encoding HYR domain-containing protein produces the protein MIWKTTISFFSLLLVICLGSNSVLAQSQDFTTSCTSNDLSVVGAELTNLQPCFTCTGDTQLNPTLAVSINNKTKSTRTSFAFWGTLKAYDVDGVLVSFEEISGCEGPIPGNGVKTINFDKINYTCGTTLEITNLLIAWTSASPNEVCPLDRNDIKPKCGTAQSIEVVPPLFTVVNSQTDETCESSNDGSIDINTEGGSGSYTYNWTDLSGTNNVKDRQNLAPGTYSVIVTDSEGCSTNLDGIVVAAGQNPDAPVVSATVQPTCDNATGSFTVTTVNGLQYSIGGDYQSSGSFTDLAAGTYSVTAKNADGCISPATSVVIQEQPNTPDAPVVSATVQPTCETATGSFTVTTVDGLQYSIGGDYQSNGSFTDLTAGTYSVTAKNADGCISPATSVVIQDQPNTPDAPVVSATVQPTCETATGSFTVTTENDLQYSIGGDYQEIGSFTGLAAGTYNVTAKNADGCISPATSIVIQEQPNTPDAPVVSATVQPTCETATGSFTVTTVSGLQYSIGGDYQSSGSFTDLAAGTYSVTAKNADGCISPATSVVIQEQPNTPDAPVVSATVQPTCETATGSFTVTTVDGLQYSIGGDYQSSGSFTALAAGTYNVTAKNADGCISPATSVVIQEQPNTPAAPVISATVQPTCETATGSFTVTTVDGLQYSIGGDYQSSGSFTDLAAGTYNVTAKNADGCISPATSVVIQEQPNTPDAPVVSATVQPTCETATGSFTVTTVDGLQYSIGGDYQSSGSFTDLAAGTYNVTAKNADGCISPATSVVIQEQPNTPDAPVVSATVQPTCETATGSFTVTTVDGLQYSIGGDYQSSGSFTALAAGTYNVTAKNADGCISPATSVVIQEQPNTPDAPVVSATVQPTCETATGSFTVTTVSGLQYSIGGDYQTSGSFTDLAAGTYSLTSKNADGCISPATSVVIQEQPNTPDAPVVSATVQPTCDNATGSFTVTTTQGFTYSINGTDYQESGYFTALAAGTYSVTAKNADGCISPATSVVIKDQPVGATANTDSASTDEDNSVDIDVLSNDLNPEDGELDIVSFTQASNGTVTQNQDNTFSYYPNDNFNGTDTFEYTITNGNCGTDTATVTVTVDAENDAPIAVDDTASTSEDTPVEITVLNNDSDPDGDELTVTISEAQEPANGTVTIDENGVVTYTPNENFNGTDSFDYTISDGNGGTDTATVTVTVGAENDAPIAVDDSASTTEDTPVEITVLNNDSDPDDGDELTVTISEAQESANGTVTIDENGVVTYTPNENFNGTDSFDYTISDGNGGTDTATVTVTVGAENDAPIAVDDSASTTEDTPVEINVLNNDSDPDGDELTVTISEAKEPANGTVTIDENGVVTYTPNENFNGTDSFDYIISDGNGGTDTATVTVTVGAENDAPIAVDDAVETDEDNTVIISVLDNDSDPDGDELTIVSTTTPENGTVVINNDGTITYIPNENFNGTDSFDYTIRDEDGLTDTATVTITVNPVNDDPIAVNDAAITDQDNAVTVSVLDNDSDIDGGDLVVTETTTPENGEVVINTNGTVTYTPKDSFTGVDTFEYSISDGNGGTDTATVTITVNDTEGPEITCPENIDLNNDPGVCGAVVDFTIPEFTDNAEGATILQTSGPASGETFPVGNTTVSFTATDAAGNTSFCSFDVIVTDSEAPVAEEMDDITVNNDAGVCGAIVDFGMIGATDNCELESIEVTEGLTSGSQFPVGTTTVTYTVTDISGNTTTESFTVTVNDNEAPEISCPADITIDTETGVSYAIVDFENATATDNCEVTVEQTGGPVSGSQFEIGTTTITFTATDAAGNTSECSFTVTVEDNEDPTIVCPETINQQNDPGICGAAISFTLPEIADNSSDVSLEQTSGPASGETFPVGTTTVSFTATDAAGNTSFCSFDVIVTDSEAPVVEEMEDITVNNDTGVCGAVVDFGIIGATDNCELESVEVTEGLTSGSEFPVGTTTVTYTVTDVAGNTTTESFTVTVTDNEAPEISCPANITIDTETGVSYAVVDFDDATATDNCEVTVEQTGGPVSGSQFEIGTTTITFTATDAAGNTSECSFTVTVEDNEDPTIVCPETINQQNDPGICGAAISFTLPEIADNSGDVSLEQTSGPASGETFPVGNTTVSFTATDAAGNTSFCSFDVIVTDSEAPVAEEMDDITVNNDAGVCGAIVNFGMIGATDNCELESIEVTEGLTSGSQFPVGTTTVTYTVTDISGNTTTESFTVTVNDNEAPEISCPANISIDTETGVSYAIVDFENATATDNCEVTVEQTGGPVSGSQFEIGTTTITFTATDAAGNTSECSFTVTVEDNEDPTIVCQDDIQISNDEDICGAVVEFETPQVSDNSGEFTVSQTAGLATGETFPVGTTTVTFTVTDAAGNTSECSFDIVVTDDQSPELEPLENITVSNDTGICGAVVSYEAPTATDNCELAEVTLTEGMDSGSEFPVGTTTVTYTATDNNGNTSTSTFTVTVVDNEAPVVECPENITVTVGFGIESSIVEYSMAETTDNCSGETITMTNGIASGEEFPLGVTTITFEVTDASGNTSECSFTVTVEEEPAAAPPAAPEVDVLQPSCSEPTGTITVDVQNGLTYSIDGETYQATGIFTNLSPGTYDVVAQDEFGQLSDLTTIVLAEPVAEDIVLIDNGVVDLCIDDSAFNLFDLIADNEDVGNWIDTDNTGALENGFVTPGSLELGTYTFELQIEGICPQSTFVTVMINDDCVVLDCSVEDVRDSISKAVTPNGDNINDFFTIDTDIACGFTYDLKIFNRWGAKVFDAKNYQNNWDGYSDSSFTSSNQLPSGTYFYVLEIREGNFEPIQGYIYLGTK, from the coding sequence ATGATTTGGAAAACTACTATTTCATTTTTCTCGTTACTTTTAGTAATCTGCCTTGGCAGTAATAGTGTCTTAGCTCAAAGCCAGGATTTTACTACTAGTTGTACTTCTAATGACTTAAGCGTCGTTGGAGCGGAATTAACTAATTTACAGCCATGTTTCACTTGTACTGGAGACACACAATTGAATCCAACTCTTGCTGTATCTATTAATAACAAAACGAAATCAACAAGAACCTCATTCGCTTTCTGGGGAACTCTAAAAGCATACGACGTTGATGGTGTTCTTGTTTCTTTTGAGGAAATTAGTGGATGTGAAGGTCCAATTCCAGGAAACGGTGTTAAAACAATTAATTTTGATAAAATTAATTATACCTGTGGAACAACACTTGAAATTACAAATCTTTTAATTGCATGGACTTCTGCTTCTCCTAATGAGGTTTGTCCATTAGATCGTAATGATATAAAGCCAAAGTGTGGAACTGCTCAATCTATTGAAGTAGTTCCTCCACTATTTACTGTTGTTAATAGCCAGACAGATGAAACTTGCGAAAGTAGCAACGACGGAAGTATTGATATCAATACTGAAGGTGGTTCAGGGAGCTATACTTACAACTGGACAGATTTATCTGGAACCAATAATGTAAAGGACCGCCAGAATTTAGCGCCTGGAACTTATTCAGTAATTGTAACAGATTCAGAAGGGTGTAGTACAAATTTAGATGGAATCGTAGTTGCAGCAGGTCAGAACCCAGATGCTCCAGTAGTTTCTGCAACGGTTCAGCCAACTTGTGATAATGCAACTGGATCTTTTACCGTAACTACAGTAAATGGTCTTCAATATAGTATTGGTGGTGATTACCAATCAAGCGGTTCTTTTACAGATCTTGCCGCTGGAACTTATAGTGTAACTGCTAAAAATGCTGACGGTTGTATCTCACCTGCTACTTCAGTAGTAATTCAGGAGCAACCAAACACTCCGGATGCTCCAGTTGTTTCTGCTACAGTGCAACCAACTTGTGAGACTGCAACTGGATCTTTTACCGTAACTACAGTTGATGGTCTTCAATATAGTATTGGTGGTGATTACCAATCAAACGGATCTTTTACAGATCTGACCGCTGGAACTTATAGTGTAACTGCTAAAAATGCTGACGGTTGTATCTCACCTGCTACTTCGGTAGTAATTCAGGATCAACCAAACACTCCGGATGCTCCAGTTGTTTCTGCTACAGTGCAACCAACTTGTGAAACTGCAACTGGATCTTTTACCGTAACTACAGAAAATGATCTTCAATATAGTATTGGTGGTGATTACCAGGAAATCGGATCTTTTACAGGTCTTGCCGCTGGAACATATAATGTAACTGCTAAAAATGCTGATGGATGTATTTCACCAGCTACTTCAATAGTAATTCAGGAGCAACCAAACACTCCGGATGCTCCAGTTGTTTCTGCTACAGTGCAACCAACTTGTGAAACTGCAACTGGATCTTTTACCGTAACTACAGTAAGTGGTCTTCAATATAGTATTGGTGGTGATTACCAATCAAGCGGTTCTTTTACAGATCTTGCCGCTGGAACTTATAGTGTAACTGCTAAAAATGCTGACGGTTGTATCTCACCTGCTACTTCGGTAGTAATTCAGGAGCAACCAAACACTCCGGATGCTCCAGTTGTTTCTGCTACAGTGCAACCAACTTGTGAGACTGCAACTGGATCTTTTACCGTAACTACTGTTGATGGTCTTCAATATAGTATTGGTGGTGATTACCAATCAAGCGGATCTTTTACAGCTCTTGCCGCTGGAACTTATAATGTAACTGCTAAAAATGCTGACGGTTGTATCTCACCTGCTACTTCGGTAGTAATTCAGGAGCAACCAAACACTCCAGCTGCTCCAGTTATTTCTGCTACAGTGCAACCAACTTGTGAGACTGCAACTGGATCTTTTACCGTAACTACTGTTGATGGTCTTCAATATAGTATTGGTGGTGATTACCAATCAAGCGGTTCTTTTACAGATCTTGCCGCTGGAACTTATAATGTAACTGCTAAAAATGCTGACGGTTGTATCTCACCTGCTACTTCAGTAGTAATTCAGGAGCAACCAAACACTCCGGATGCTCCAGTTGTTTCTGCTACAGTGCAACCAACTTGTGAGACTGCAACTGGATCTTTTACCGTAACTACAGTTGATGGTCTTCAATATAGTATTGGTGGTGATTACCAATCAAGCGGTTCTTTTACAGATCTTGCCGCTGGAACTTATAATGTAACTGCTAAAAATGCTGACGGTTGTATCTCACCTGCTACTTCAGTAGTAATTCAGGAGCAACCAAACACTCCGGATGCTCCAGTTGTTTCTGCTACAGTGCAACCAACTTGTGAGACTGCAACTGGATCTTTTACCGTAACTACAGTTGATGGTCTTCAATATAGTATTGGTGGTGATTACCAATCAAGCGGATCTTTTACAGCTCTTGCCGCTGGAACTTATAATGTAACTGCTAAAAATGCTGACGGTTGTATCTCACCTGCTACTTCGGTAGTAATTCAGGAGCAACCAAACACTCCGGATGCTCCAGTTGTTTCTGCTACAGTGCAACCAACTTGTGAAACTGCAACTGGATCTTTTACCGTAACTACAGTAAGTGGTCTTCAATATAGTATTGGCGGTGATTACCAAACAAGCGGTTCTTTTACAGATCTTGCCGCTGGAACTTATAGTTTAACTTCCAAAAATGCGGACGGTTGTATTTCACCAGCTACCTCAGTAGTAATTCAGGAGCAACCAAACACTCCGGATGCTCCAGTAGTTTCTGCAACGGTTCAGCCAACTTGTGATAATGCAACTGGATCTTTTACCGTAACTACTACTCAAGGATTTACTTATAGTATCAATGGAACTGATTACCAGGAAAGTGGATATTTTACAGCTCTTGCCGCTGGAACTTATAGTGTAACTGCCAAAAATGCTGACGGATGTATTTCACCTGCTACCTCAGTAGTAATTAAGGATCAGCCAGTCGGCGCAACCGCAAACACCGATTCAGCTTCTACTGATGAAGACAATTCAGTAGATATTGATGTTCTTTCTAATGACCTTAATCCAGAAGATGGAGAATTAGACATCGTTTCTTTCACTCAGGCGTCAAATGGTACTGTAACCCAAAATCAAGATAATACGTTTTCTTATTATCCGAATGATAACTTTAATGGAACCGATACTTTCGAATATACAATAACGAATGGAAATTGTGGAACTGATACCGCTACGGTAACAGTAACAGTTGATGCAGAAAATGATGCTCCTATCGCTGTAGATGATACTGCTTCGACTTCTGAAGATACTCCAGTTGAGATCACTGTTCTTAATAACGATTCTGATCCTGACGGTGATGAGCTTACAGTAACAATCTCTGAGGCTCAGGAACCTGCCAATGGAACCGTAACTATCGATGAGAATGGCGTGGTAACATATACTCCGAATGAAAACTTCAACGGAACTGATTCTTTCGATTACACTATTTCCGATGGTAACGGTGGAACTGATACCGCTACGGTAACAGTAACAGTTGGTGCAGAAAATGATGCTCCTATCGCTGTAGACGATTCAGCTTCAACAACCGAAGATACTCCAGTCGAGATCACTGTTCTTAATAACGATTCTGATCCTGATGATGGTGATGAGCTTACGGTAACAATTTCTGAAGCTCAGGAATCTGCCAATGGAACGGTAACTATCGATGAGAATGGTGTGGTAACTTATACTCCGAATGAAAACTTCAACGGAACAGATTCTTTCGATTACACTATTTCTGACGGTAACGGTGGAACTGATACCGCTACGGTAACAGTAACAGTTGGTGCAGAAAATGATGCTCCTATCGCTGTAGATGATTCAGCTTCAACAACCGAAGATACTCCAGTCGAGATCAATGTTCTCAATAACGATTCTGATCCTGATGGTGATGAGCTTACGGTAACAATTTCTGAAGCTAAGGAACCTGCCAATGGAACGGTAACTATCGATGAGAATGGCGTGGTAACTTATACTCCGAATGAAAATTTCAACGGAACGGATTCTTTCGACTACATTATTTCTGACGGTAACGGTGGAACTGATACTGCTACTGTAACAGTAACTGTAGGTGCTGAAAACGATGCTCCTATCGCTGTAGATGATGCTGTTGAGACAGACGAAGACAACACAGTAATTATTTCTGTACTTGATAACGACTCAGATCCGGATGGTGATGAGCTTACAATTGTATCTACTACAACTCCTGAAAACGGAACGGTTGTGATCAACAATGACGGTACTATTACTTATATACCTAATGAGAACTTCAACGGAACCGATTCTTTCGATTATACGATTAGAGACGAAGATGGTTTAACTGATACTGCTACGGTAACAATTACAGTAAATCCAGTTAATGATGATCCAATTGCCGTAAATGATGCTGCAATTACAGATCAGGATAATGCTGTAACCGTTTCAGTTCTGGATAATGATTCGGACATTGACGGTGGTGATCTTGTGGTTACTGAAACTACAACTCCAGAGAATGGAGAGGTTGTGATTAATACTAATGGAACAGTAACATACACTCCTAAAGATAGCTTCACGGGTGTAGATACTTTCGAATACAGTATTTCTGATGGGAACGGTGGAACAGATACTGCGACGGTAACGATCACGGTAAATGATACTGAAGGACCAGAAATTACCTGTCCAGAAAATATAGATCTTAACAACGATCCTGGTGTTTGTGGAGCTGTTGTAGACTTTACAATTCCGGAATTTACCGACAATGCTGAAGGTGCAACTATACTTCAAACTAGCGGTCCTGCTTCAGGGGAAACATTTCCTGTAGGAAATACGACGGTAAGCTTTACTGCTACCGATGCCGCGGGAAACACAAGCTTCTGTAGCTTTGATGTGATCGTAACAGATTCTGAAGCACCTGTAGCAGAAGAAATGGATGACATCACCGTTAACAACGATGCTGGAGTATGTGGTGCTATTGTAGACTTCGGAATGATTGGAGCAACTGATAATTGTGAACTGGAATCTATTGAAGTGACCGAAGGTCTTACTTCCGGATCTCAATTCCCAGTTGGTACTACCACCGTAACTTATACTGTAACCGATATTTCTGGAAATACAACTACCGAAAGCTTTACGGTAACCGTAAATGATAACGAGGCACCTGAAATAAGCTGTCCTGCGGATATCACTATTGATACTGAAACTGGCGTTTCTTATGCAATAGTAGATTTTGAAAACGCAACTGCAACTGATAATTGCGAGGTGACTGTAGAACAAACTGGCGGACCGGTTTCCGGATCTCAATTCGAGATTGGAACTACCACCATAACCTTTACAGCTACCGATGCTGCTGGAAATACTTCAGAATGTAGCTTTACTGTAACAGTTGAAGACAACGAAGATCCAACGATCGTTTGCCCTGAAACTATAAATCAGCAAAATGATCCAGGTATATGCGGCGCAGCTATTAGCTTCACGCTTCCTGAAATAGCTGATAATTCTAGTGATGTAAGCTTAGAGCAAACTAGCGGTCCTGCTTCAGGGGAAACATTTCCTGTAGGAACTACGACGGTAAGCTTTACTGCTACCGATGCCGCTGGAAACACAAGCTTCTGTAGCTTTGATGTGATCGTAACAGATTCTGAAGCTCCTGTAGTAGAAGAAATGGAGGACATTACAGTTAATAACGATACTGGAGTATGTGGCGCCGTTGTAGACTTTGGAATAATTGGAGCAACTGATAATTGCGAACTGGAATCTGTAGAAGTTACCGAAGGTCTTACTTCAGGATCTGAATTCCCTGTTGGAACTACCACCGTAACTTATACTGTAACCGATGTTGCTGGTAATACAACGACAGAAAGCTTTACAGTAACTGTAACTGACAACGAGGCACCTGAAATAAGCTGTCCTGCGAATATCACTATCGATACTGAAACTGGCGTTTCTTATGCAGTAGTAGATTTTGACGATGCAACTGCAACCGATAATTGCGAGGTGACTGTAGAACAAACTGGCGGACCGGTTTCCGGATCTCAATTCGAGATTGGAACTACCACCATAACCTTTACAGCGACTGATGCTGCTGGAAATACTTCAGAATGTAGCTTTACTGTAACAGTCGAAGACAACGAAGATCCAACGATCGTTTGCCCTGAAACTATAAATCAGCAAAATGATCCAGGTATATGCGGCGCAGCTATAAGCTTCACGCTTCCTGAAATAGCTGATAATTCTGGTGATGTAAGCTTAGAGCAAACTAGCGGTCCTGCTTCAGGGGAAACATTTCCTGTAGGAAATACGACGGTAAGCTTTACTGCTACCGATGCCGCTGGAAACACAAGCTTCTGCAGCTTTGATGTGATCGTAACAGATTCTGAAGCACCTGTAGCAGAAGAAATGGATGACATCACAGTTAACAACGATGCTGGAGTATGTGGTGCTATTGTAAACTTCGGAATGATTGGAGCAACTGACAATTGTGAACTGGAATCTATTGAAGTGACCGAAGGTCTTACTTCCGGATCTCAATTCCCAGTTGGTACTACCACCGTAACTTATACTGTAACCGATATTTCTGGAAATACCACTACCGAAAGCTTTACGGTAACCGTAAATGATAACGAGGCACCTGAAATAAGCTGTCCTGCGAATATCTCTATCGATACTGAAACTGGCGTTTCTTATGCAATAGTAGATTTTGAAAACGCAACTGCAACCGATAATTGCGAGGTGACTGTAGAACAAACTGGCGGACCGGTTTCCGGATCTCAATTCGAGATTGGAACTACCACCATAACCTTTACAGCTACCGATGCTGCTGGAAATACTTCAGAATGTAGCTTTACTGTAACAGTTGAAGACAACGAAGATCCAACGATCGTTTGCCAGGATGATATCCAAATAAGCAATGATGAGGATATTTGTGGTGCTGTTGTTGAATTTGAAACACCTCAGGTATCTGATAATTCTGGAGAATTTACAGTATCTCAAACTGCTGGTCTGGCTACTGGAGAGACTTTCCCAGTAGGAACGACCACTGTAACATTCACTGTTACCGATGCTGCAGGAAATACTTCTGAATGTTCATTCGATATTGTTGTAACCGATGATCAATCACCGGAACTGGAACCCTTAGAGAACATAACCGTTAGTAATGATACCGGAATATGTGGCGCTGTTGTGTCCTATGAAGCTCCTACTGCTACAGATAATTGCGAATTAGCCGAAGTTACTTTGACCGAAGGCATGGACTCTGGAAGTGAATTCCCGGTTGGAACTACAACCGTGACTTACACAGCGACCGATAACAACGGAAATACTTCAACTTCTACTTTCACTGTAACGGTTGTAGATAATGAAGCTCCTGTTGTTGAGTGTCCTGAGAATATCACAGTGACTGTTGGCTTCGGAATAGAAAGCAGTATTGTGGAATATAGTATGGCTGAAACGACCGATAACTGTTCTGGAGAGACCATCACTATGACTAATGGTATCGCTTCCGGTGAAGAGTTTCCTTTAGGTGTAACCACGATCACTTTTGAAGTAACTGATGCTTCAGGAAATACTTCAGAATGTAGCTTTACAGTGACCGTTGAAGAAGAACCTGCTGCAGCTCCACCGGCTGCTCCTGAAGTAGATGTGCTTCAACCGAGCTGTTCAGAACCAACAGGAACGATCACCGTAGACGTTCAAAATGGATTAACTTATAGCATAGATGGTGAAACCTATCAGGCGACCGGGATATTTACAAACTTGAGTCCGGGTACTTATGATGTTGTTGCTCAGGATGAGTTTGGTCAATTATCTGATCTTACTACGATCGTGCTGGCAGAAC